The genomic window CAAGTACCACTGGCTCAGTTCCCAGTTTGCCTGCCTATATTACTCCTTGCAGGAAGAGCCCTATGTATACATCTTAGATGCTTGATATTAAccaaaatgaattattaaatttttctacCTACAATCCTATGCAGTTCTCTCTGGGACTCACCtctgatttttttgaaatttggTTTGATTTATAAACTAGTCCAAAACAGATACCAGATGTTGTGAGAATTGCTGTTCAGTTGCCAGttttcataatatataaagatgttTATAAGCACAACCTAATTCTCCAACCTCTTTAGACTGTTTATAAAGTCCATGTAAGTGTTTCAAACTTAAGTTGTAGGCATGACAGAAACCAGTGGCAACTTTTCCAGTAGTTAATGGAGATGCTTGTTCTTCATAGTTGATATAAacttaagctaatcagggagcaCTTTTTCTAACACCCTGACAACCAGGATTCAAAATAATTCAtgctatgtaaattatttttggttttttgtttgtttgagactaggttttgctctgtcactgagactGGAGTCAGTGTTgtaatgacagctcactgcagcctagtgATCCTCCCAGGCtacagtgatcctcctgccttggcgtcccaagtagctgggaccgcaggtgtgcaccatcatgtccagctattttttgtagagatggagttttgccgtatttcccagactggtcttgaactcctgggtgcaagcaattctcccccttcagcctcccaaagttttggaattacagatgtgagccatggtACCAGGCCATGGTATGTAAATTTATAATACAATTGAACTAAGGTTGAATGATGACATTCCTTCTGACTTGATTGGACTGATACAAAAGAAATATGTAAGTAAACTGTTGAATGAATCCCTATATATTTGGATTTCAATAATTTGCCTCTGATTGAGCAGGTATTGTCTGAAGACTAAAAGAGTATTCTCTAAGTATGACATGTAACACCATCCAATTCAACTCCAAATTATTAACACCTTTCACAGGTGCAACTAAAGCTTCATTCGGACGTTTCTAAGATTCATTAGAAAGAGGAtatttccccacccccacccccacccccacccccacccaaccccgagacggagtcttgctctgtcacccaggttggagtacagtggcacaatctcagctcactgcaacctcttcctccccaggttcaagaaatcctccggcctcagcctcctgagtagctgggattacaggtgtgcaccaccacacccggctaatttttgtatttttagtagagatgggggtttcaccatgttggtcaggctggtctcaaactcctgacctcgtgatctgcctgccttggtctcccaaagtgctgggattacaggtctgagccaccactcccgggcCTAGAAAGGATAATTCTTAAGGTGCTTAATTTTGGTTTCACATTAAAATCCCCTGAAGTGCTTTGGAAAATGCTAGTGTCCAGGCACCATCTCAAATCAATTAGACTCTTAGGAGGAGGGCCCagacatcaatttaaaaaaaaaagttccccaggtgattctaggAGTAGCCAGGGCTGAGAACCAGTGATTCAAACCTTCCAACAAAGAGCCCACAATGAACCAGATCCCTCCCCAAAtaatctctctccttccccctacCACCTACACTCTCCACACATGACCATCAAAGGAATCAAAGGGAATGGGAAATGTCTGgccctgagcctcccaagtaataGAGCTGCTAGAAGCAGAGAAGCTATCCTCAGGATGCCTGGGAGATGAACTCATCTGGGGCGGGGTGGGCTGCAGTGTTAGCACACAGGTTCTTTGTTCTCCAATCCATGGATGAAGCTCAAGTTCATTTAGCACCATTGCCAGAGATAGCCTCCATACCATCTTTGcctgccttttcctttctcccaaaCTAGCCTTTCCTACCCTTTATTGTGTGCAAAAAGTCTAGCCCAGTAACTACTAAAGACTCCTATGCTAACCAGCCCAACCGTGATCACTCCCACTCCCACCGTGGTTATTGACACGAATGTAATAGGACTAAACACTTGTCATTCCCGTATCATCCCTCTTTCCTTTTAGTGCACATTTTAATGAAGGAATGAGCTTATTTCTGAGAAtaagagaagcaggaggagggaaACAGTGATTCTTGTGTTCAGTGAGTTGGGAAAGTAGTTGAACCTTACGGATGGTGACCGAGTTACTGGGAACACAGAGGCTGATGTGACAGCTGGATATTATGTATCATTTCCCAAGACTCCTGTCCTCACTGCCCGAGTTGCTGTTCCAACAGTGTGGAGACCCTTGTCCCAAGGCACTTGTCCTCATTTACAGAACTCACAGGAGGTTAAGGTGATGATTATCAGCCTGGTATCATGCTCCACAGTCTTCACCTGTTCCCTTAACCCTGGAAGTAATTAGTGTTTGATCTACACAGCATGTGGATGGTAGCTTATTCTTCTGTTCTGTCCTTAAGTAAACTTCTGCTGGTTCTTGATTTCTGGGTTGATCATGTTCCAAGAATCACTATAGAGCAGGTGCTGAGCAGTCAGATGACAGCTGTTGATCTGTTGCAAGTGAGCAATTAGAGACTGCAAGAGAATGCCATGCCACACAGTTTACATTGAGtattcagaaaaccaaatatttgaGTGCCCACTTTGTGGCAAACACtgaatgtgtacacacacatacacaaacacacatacacagaggatGTCTGTCCTTATGTACAATTAAATGCCCTCTTAAGTGAATTGGACCTTTTCCTCCTTATCTGTTTTTATCTATCTCTTCATTGACTAATTCGTCTCAAAATTTTTAGATAGTAgttggggaggaaaggggagaaacAAACGCAAGACCTTTCTAAAGGGAGCTTGTAGGTGTTTTTGTACTATAAACTCAAGTGGTTTTAAAAGGACTCTTTGGGCATATAAAGGTCTTATTCAGGAAATGCTGAAATCCTAGACGTagatttttaatacatatttacctGAAATTCTAGAAATGCAAGGGTTCAAATGCACTAAGCAATATCAGGATCCTCTCAGCTGAGTCCTTTTTCTGAAGGCAAACTGAAAATCTTTACCAAGCCCAACGCATTTCTTTTAAATCCCATTCACACTGTGCATTTCACCAatgagcaggaggaggagatgcCAGGAAGGCAATCATGGTTCTGAAATACTTTTCTGAACATGGagaaaaagtttttgtttgtccTTCAAGggcataaagaagaaataataaatcctcttccctctctctggcTTACCCCCAAGTAAAGAGCAAGACTCTCACCAAAGCCCACTTAACATTTTACAAAGACACAAGGACAAGACAGACAGCCGGACAAGAGGGCTGGGCTGGAAATGTTGCCCTCTGTTGGCTTTGCTAGCTCTGGTGCTGAGAATAAGCTCTCCAGGTTGACCTCGAGTGGTGCCCTCGGAGGCCAGTGGAAATGCAGCTCCTTGACCAAGGCCTGGCTAAGTGGCATCAGATGACCACGCTGACGGTCATATTCTGGCCATGGGGCGCGATCTTGCGTGGCCAAGCGAGCAACAGTTTGCGCAGCTCCTCGCGGAAGCTGTCGTGCAGCCAGGCGTAGATGAAGGGGTTGTAGCAGGCCGAGCTCATGGCGAGCCAGTGGCAGAGCAGCTGCACCAGCCCAAACGCGTAGGGGTCGATGGCGCGCGGGTCGAGGTCCCGCAGCAGGTTGAAGATGTGTAGCGGCAGCCAGCAGACGGCGAACACCACCACGACCACTACCAGCAAGCAGAAGGTGCGCCGGCGCCGCGCGCGGTGCCAGTCGGCCTGGCTCTGGGTCACGCAGCCGGGCACCACGCGGTTGCGGAGCTTCACGGACACCCGGACGTAAGACAGGAGGATGACCAGCAGAGGGAGCAGATAGGTGACCAGCAGCAGCCCCCAGGCGTAGAGCTGGCGCTCGCGCTCCTGGGAACCCCAGAACTCCTCGCAGAGGCGCACGTCGTGTGGCTTGAGCTCCACGTGGTAAGTGTGCATGGCAGCAGGCAGCGCCAGCACCGCGGACAGCGCCCAGATGGCCAGCACCGCGTAGGCGCTGAGGCGCAGCGAGATGCGCCGCCGCAGCGGGTGCACCAGCACGACGTAGCGGTCCACTGCGATGGTGGTGAGCGTGAACACCGACACGTAGACGGTGACCGGCTGCAGGAAGAAGACCAGGTGGCACAGGCCGCCGCCGAACACCCAGCCGCGTGGCTCGAAGGCGTAGGCCAGCGTGAGCGGCACGCAGGCGGCGCACATGAGCACGTCGGACAAGGCGAGGTTACCGATGAGGAAGTTGGTCACGTTGTGCAGCCGGCGCACCCGCGCGATCACCAGCACCAGCAGGCAGTTGCCCACCAGCCCCACGACCACAACGACGCTGTAGAGCAGCACGATCAGCCCCTTCAGCTGATGCACCAGCTGCAGGCTCTGGAAGGGCGTGACGGCCGGAGCGTCCGCGCCAGCCACCGACCCGTTGCCCGCCGAGGCCTCTGCGCTCTGGTTGGCGGGAGTTGTGACCGCCGGCGGCAGCCCAGAAAATAAGTCAGAAACCCTGGGGCCCCGAGTGGGCGATGAGGCCATGGCCACCTGTTCGAAGGTAATCAAAGTCCGTCACTTCCCTTCCCATTCTCCATCCGACCTCTTACACCAGCCGCGCCCCTCCCCCATCGCCCGAGTCCTCCCTTGGGAATAACCGGCCACAGAACAACAGCAAAAGTAACAAAAAGGGCTGTCCTCCCACCCCTGTAAAATAAACCTAAGCACGGTTAGAACATACGGCTTATTTAAACGCTTCCGCCTCTATTTACGGTCCTCGCAGTCCACGCAAGCAAACCCAGGAGCGCGATCCTACCTGGGAGTGGGGTTTGGAGGGCGGGAAAGCGCTCGCGGGAGGAAGGGGCAGAATTTCTGCTGGCCCCCGGCAGTCCTCTGCCCACGTCGGTGATCCGGTCTCGCTTCTCCACGGGAGCTGAACGGATCCAAATGTTCCCAGTGGGCTAGCAGCTTCTGAGGGGGACTGGGAGCGCCTCCCCTCAGCTCCGCCCCCCACTCCAGCTCCCATGTATGGAAAACGGGGGTGGAGCGCGCTCTGCCCTGCTCGGTGCTTAGAGAACTAGTGAAGAGGACAGTGTGGGGAGGATGGAATCCGAAACGGGAGGAGGGGCCGGCAAACCTGGCCAGAGCAGCGAGGAGGACGAATCTCGACTGCAGGAGCTTGCACGGCCCCTGGAGGGTCACGCTCCGGAGGAGCGCGCAGtggaggagggcagaggagaggCGCGAAGCGTCAGGCTATCGGGAGGACCCGGTGCAGTCTTAGGAGGGAAGGAGCGGGGGAGGAAGTAGCGGTGGGAGATTACAGTGCAGCTGGGGGCTTGAGAGAGGCACGACTGACCCGTTCTTAAGCGCTGGGTCCTGCCTAGCGGCCAGGTTGCGGAGGGCAGAGACGCTAGAGGGCTCGGGCTGGGATTTAACAGCAAAGCCTGGCGCTGGTCGCGGACCTGAGGACCCTCAGCCTCCCGCGCCCCCGCCACACGAGCCCCCTGTTTGGCTGCAGCGCGCTCAGCGGGCGGCGGGTCCGGCCAAACCAACGGCAGAAGTCAGCACCACGGACAGCTCCCGCTGGCTCTGCCGCGCCTCGGGCGGATGCTGTAGGGAGAGGCAGGGGACAACGATTAGAGAATTCCTGCCCCTCTCTGGATCCAAGGTATTTGGAGAAGTAACCTTGCCCGGTTCAGAGCTGCCTCGCCGCCTGCTTTCTGGACTGGGTCTGAGAAGAGTAGGGTGGAGTGGAGGCAGCTGAGTCGGGGGCTTGGGGGTCGGAGGGTCATGACTTTTGCTCCTCTTGCGGGTCACCGCACTCAGTGCCAAGTACGGCGTCGTCTTTTACTTCCTGGGGTCAGAAAATGCAGCCCTCCTGCCAGTTATTCTACACAGGCACACTTCAGTGTCTGGCCCAGTGACTCCCCGGCTCACCCTTTCTCTCGCTTTCTTTCTCGGCTACCGCGACCTGTGCCGTACTGCCTgtttctcccagcacagagtagTTCCTGGACTGGGACTCGACCCTCTCCCTCCTTGAATGAACACCCACAGGCCTCTTCACttcattttaggattttaaaaaaatactggtaATTGCAGATTTCAGCTAGGGCAACAAAAGTAACAAACATTTGAGAAGCTTAGGCGTTTCATAAAATCTTCAGTGGTATTAAGTCCTCATTGAAATGCAAATTAGCCTGGGCCATGGGGCAGGAGCCAGGGGAGGAGGGGCCTTTGTAAGCTCCCTCCTTAGAAGCTATCTCATTCCCTCAGcctcttgtttcctttttccagAGGATGGAGCTTCATTGTCTCCTCTCTGATAAGTCCTTGTACTTTGTCCTCTGTGGCTGCAGATATTCCAGTTAGACTGGAAACTAATAGCAATTTATTCCATCCTCCAAATTTAAATGAATCACtcatatagaaaaaaaagtcaacactGGAACAAAAGTAATCAATGTAATGCACCTCTATCCATCCTAAACTGACGGTCCCTGAGTTATAATCAATTTAGCTAaaaccagtgtgtgtgtgtatacatgtatatgttaggacaagatctcactctgtcacccaggctggagtgcagtggtgcaatcatggctcaccgcagccttgacctcccaggccaaagtgatcctcccacctctcagcctctcaagtagctggaactacgggaGTGTACCaccagcctgactaatttttgtttgtttgtttgtttgtttgttttgaggcggagtctcgctctgtcaccaggctggagtgcagtggtgcgatctcagctcactgcaacttctgcctcctggattcaagcgattctcctgcctcagcctcctgagtagctgggactacaagcacgtgccaccatgcccagctaattttgtatttttaatagagatggggtgtccattgtatttttaacattcaccatgttggccaggatggtctcgatctcctgacctcgtgatccgcccatctcggcctcccaaagtgctggtcaAAATCTCTTAAGCAGAGCAAATTGCAGTAAAGTCAATGAAAAAGGATTTGGGATGTTGTTAGGCCTCCTAACTAGAGCCATCATTCTGGTCAATATTATTATATTGGTCAATTATCATATGTAATAGTAAAAGTAATAGTATGAAGAAAACTTTTTCAATAACTAAAGGTCATGCAAACAAGGATATTTGAAGTTTCAATATTGGGGCACCCTCCAGAGGAAAGAGTTGATCATTTGCCAAATTCCAAATAAACTCAGGCAAGCATTTTAGTATTATCAATATTTGCAAGGTGGAAAGGAAGTGAACAGCTCCCCTTTGAAGAGGGAATGAAGATTTAATGTAGCCTATTAGAGCTTCATTCCCTCTTCTCACTGGAGTTAAGGCTAGTCCCTCTCCCAGCCAGCACATCATGATTACATCATACTAATGTTCAGACTGTCCAGTACTAAGAGTGCTCCAAAAACCTGAGAga from Theropithecus gelada isolate Dixy chromosome 9, Tgel_1.0, whole genome shotgun sequence includes these protein-coding regions:
- the PRLHR gene encoding prolactin-releasing peptide receptor produces the protein MASSPTRGPRVSDLFSGLPPAVTTPANQSAEASAGNGSVAGADAPAVTPFQSLQLVHQLKGLIVLLYSVVVVVGLVGNCLLVLVIARVRRLHNVTNFLIGNLALSDVLMCAACVPLTLAYAFEPRGWVFGGGLCHLVFFLQPVTVYVSVFTLTTIAVDRYVVLVHPLRRRISLRLSAYAVLAIWALSAVLALPAAMHTYHVELKPHDVRLCEEFWGSQERERQLYAWGLLLVTYLLPLLVILLSYVRVSVKLRNRVVPGCVTQSQADWHRARRRRTFCLLVVVVVVFAVCWLPLHIFNLLRDLDPRAIDPYAFGLVQLLCHWLAMSSACYNPFIYAWLHDSFREELRKLLLAWPRKIAPHGQNMTVSVVI